The genomic region GGCTCTCCTCGGAGAACGATCCGCGCGTGACGATAGTCGGCGCGTTCCTGCGGCGCTTCCGCCTCGACGAGCTGCCGCAGCTTTTCAACATCCTCAGGGGCGATATGTCTTTCGTCGGGCCGAGGCCGGAGCGCCCCGAGCTCGCCGCGGATTACGTGAAGAAAGTTCCGGAGTTCGCGCTGCGCACCGCCGTGAAGAGCGGCCTCACCGGCTACGCGCAGGTCATGGGGCGCTACGATTCTTCGCCGGAAGATAAATTGAAGCTGGACCTCGTCTATATACAGACCTATTCAGTGCTCTCCGATATAAAAATAATCCTTATGACGATAAAGATAGTGCTCTTCAACTTGAACGAAAAAAAGCGCAAACCCCCACGCGCCGGCCGCTCTGAAGGATAGCTTTTCCCGCGTTTTTACCGTGGGAATACCGGTTGCGATTATCAATTCTTATGTTATCATAAGTTGTTCGTGTACTACAGCCGCGCGATATTCATGCGGCCGTAGTAAATTTATGTGGGCTCGTAAGGTCGTTGTTGTGGAAGAGAATGTTTAGGGGGATTTTTCGTAATGATGCAGCATTCAAGGTTATATAACACGTCTTCGGATTACGTTTATTTCGATCTCCGCGATAAGATCGCAAGTAGAGAGCTGAAGCCGAAGCAGAGGCTCCTCGAGGTCAAGATAGCGACGGAGATGGGGGTGAGCCGCACGCCGGTGCGCGAGGCTCTGCGCAGGCTCGCCAGCGAAGGGCTGGTGAAGATCGTGCCGAACAGCGGAGCGAGGGTGGCTTCCCCGACGCCGAACGAAATGGAGAACGCCTACAGCGTGCGCGAATATCTTGAAAACCTGAGCGTCGAGCTCGCCTGCCGCAACGGGCTCGACAGCCGCGCGATAGAAAGCCTCGAGAGCGTCCTGGCCGCTGAAGAGAGCGCTTCCGAGAAGGAAGACATAGACGCCTTCCTCGAAGCGAACAACGCCTTCCACAGGCTCATCGCGGAATCGGGAAAGAATCAGGTGCTCTGCGAGCATATCGACAGCATCATGACGCGCACTAACGTCTTTATCTTTTTTTGCGACGACTTCGACGAAGAGAAAAAAGCTTCCGTCGCGGAGCACCGCGCTATTTTGCGCGCAATAGCGAAGCGCGACAGGGAGGGCGCCCAGAGGGAGATGCGGGAGCACCTGACGCATTCGCATCGCGCCCTTGCGGCCGCGGAGGGCAAGGTCAACTGAAACGGAGGAGTAATCTATGGCAGAGATCGCAAAAATACCGTCGTTCGACCTTACGAGGAATTACGTCCGCGTAAAAGAGGAGGTAAACGTCGCCGTCCGGAGGGTGCTCGACACCCAGCACTTCATACTGGGCCCCGAGGTCGAGGCGCTGGAGAGAGAGCTCGCCTCTTATCTTGAAGTCAAAAACACGATAGGCTGCGCCTCCGGCACAGATTCCCTTATCCTCGCGATGATGACGCTGAACCTTGAGCCGGGCGACGAAGTCATCACGACTCCGTTCACCTTCTTCGCGACGGCGAGCTGCATCACGAGAAACGGCGGGACCCCGGTCTTCGCCGACGTAGATCCCTTCACTTACAACATAAAGAGCGAAGAGGTGCTGTCGAAGCTCACGCCGCGTACGAGGGCGGTGCTGCCGGTGCATCTCTTCGGGCAGATGTGCCCGCTCGAAGAGATAAAGGACGAGCTGAAATCGCGAGGGGTCGTCCTCATCGAAGACTGCGCGCAGTCTATCGGAGCACACAGGATGATAGAGGGGCGCGTCGCGCGTAGCGGCTCGGTCGGGGATATGGGCTGCTTCTCTTTCTTCCCGACGAAAAATCTCGGCTGCTACGGAGACGGCGGGCTCGTCTCGGTCGCTTGCGACGAAGATCTCGCATCACGCATCAAGCGCCTGCGCGTCCACGGCGCCGGCGACACCTATTTCCACGAAGAGGTCGGCATCAACAGCCGCCTCGACGCGCTTCAGGCCGCGATACTGCGCGTCCGCCTGCGCCATCTCGAAGGCTGGAATGAAGAGCGCAGGATCGTCGCCGAGCGTTACGCGGAGCTCTTCGCAGAGAATGACCTTCTCGAATCCGTCACGCTTCCTGCGGAGGCGAAGGGCGGATTCCACGTCTTCCATCAGTACGTCGTCCGCGCTAAGCGCCGCGACGAGTTGCAGAAGTTCCTGGCCGCGCGCGGCGTCACGACGCGCGTCTATTATCCGCTGCCGCTGCATTTGCAGCACTGCTTCTCATACCTCGGCTATAAAAAAGGAGAT from Synergistes jonesii harbors:
- a CDS encoding GntR family transcriptional regulator, which translates into the protein MMQHSRLYNTSSDYVYFDLRDKIASRELKPKQRLLEVKIATEMGVSRTPVREALRRLASEGLVKIVPNSGARVASPTPNEMENAYSVREYLENLSVELACRNGLDSRAIESLESVLAAEESASEKEDIDAFLEANNAFHRLIAESGKNQVLCEHIDSIMTRTNVFIFFCDDFDEEKKASVAEHRAILRAIAKRDREGAQREMREHLTHSHRALAAAEGKVN
- a CDS encoding DegT/DnrJ/EryC1/StrS family aminotransferase, encoding MAEIAKIPSFDLTRNYVRVKEEVNVAVRRVLDTQHFILGPEVEALERELASYLEVKNTIGCASGTDSLILAMMTLNLEPGDEVITTPFTFFATASCITRNGGTPVFADVDPFTYNIKSEEVLSKLTPRTRAVLPVHLFGQMCPLEEIKDELKSRGVVLIEDCAQSIGAHRMIEGRVARSGSVGDMGCFSFFPTKNLGCYGDGGLVSVACDEDLASRIKRLRVHGAGDTYFHEEVGINSRLDALQAAILRVRLRHLEGWNEERRIVAERYAELFAENDLLESVTLPAEAKGGFHVFHQYVVRAKRRDELQKFLAARGVTTRVYYPLPLHLQHCFSYLGYKKGDFPVAEMLADEVLALPMFPELLPEEQQCVVSEIADFYRGA